One window of the Zea mays cultivar B73 chromosome 3, Zm-B73-REFERENCE-NAM-5.0, whole genome shotgun sequence genome contains the following:
- the LOC103649966 gene encoding uncharacterized protein, whose product MTTYTQCIILSTKTVHALLLATADNSRLQVPLCPTQGKERQVPHISPAISAAPEAFLPLSASRVQGSWRCTLRPSSKLAAMEPRKSNYLVALVLASFLLSVAVAGGHRKKLDDASESMETSESTQEDDEIAVVVHERILSQVKMNDYARYDPSPTMAKPRSKDIPN is encoded by the exons ATGACAACATATACACAATGCATCATTTTGTCTACTAAGACAGTGCATGCCCTCCTGTTAGCTACTGCAGACAACTCGCGCCTGCAGGTTCCTTTGTGTCCAACCCAAGGAAAGGAGAGGCAGGTTCCTCACATCTCTCCTGCCATATCTGCTGCTCCAGAAGCTTTCCTCCCCCTCTCTGCTTCAAGAGTTCAAGGTAGCTGGCGCTGCACGCTCCGTCCTAGCAGCAAGCTTGCAGCCATGGAGCCCAGGAAGTCGAATTATCTCGTCGCCCTCGTCTTGGCGTCGTTCTTGCTCTCCGTCGCCGTCGCAG GAGGGCATAGGAAGAAGCTCGATGACGCATCAGAATCAATG GAGACATCGGAATCCACGCAGGAAGATGACGAAATAGCGGTGGTGGTCCACGAGAGAATTCTCAGCCAGGTGAAGATGAACGACTACGCGAGATACGACCCTTCACCGACCATGGCTAAGCCTCGCTCCAAGGACATACCGAACTAG